The Methanococcoides sp. LMO-2 genome segment GATCTTCTCCTTGTCTGCATTTACAATTCCCAGATTTGCATCGATATCAAATGTCAGATCGATGTCCTTGGATGCAGAGAAGGGAATCAGTGATGTCTCAACGTCTTTAACAACATCCGGCACACTGAATGACTGGATCTCAAGGTTCATTTTCATAAGCTCAACATTGGAAATGCTCAATACATTGTTGAAGATACCCAGCAATTGCTTGCCGTTCTTCAAAACGGTATTTGCATATTTCATCTGTTTCTCAGTCAGATCCTCATCAACCAGAACGTTCGAAAAACCTATGATCGAATTCAAAGGTGTCCTGAGCTCATGGCTTACATTTCTCAACAACTCGGTTTTTGCCTTGTTGGCAGCTTCAGCAGCGAATTTTCCGTCTATCATAGCTTTTTCCGCTTTTTTGAACTCTGTGATGTCCACAGCCGAGCCCATTATACCGAGAGGTTCACCATTTTTGTTCAGTACCATGTTTGCCGACAGGAGTAACGGGAATTCCGTCCCATCCTTCTTTACACCTACCACTTCCCCCTCCCATCTTTTTTCAGAGAGCAACTTGCCCAGGATCTTTTCGGCCCGGCCATTCCTCTTCCAGAATTTTAAAATCGATCTTCCCTGAACCTGGGTTTCATCATCATATCCCCACAACTTCAGAAATGCAGGATTTACATAGGTCAGATTGGCATTGAGATCTGCAAAACTGATTGCATTGATGGATGTCTCGACAGCATTTTCCTTTATCAGGAGTTTCTCTGACAACTGCTTTGTCTTATGCTTCACCGACTGGTACCCCAGGATAGAGAAAATGGGCAAATAAACACAAAGCGCTGTGATCATTATCAGCAGATACGACAGAGGTAGATCTGTCGCAACATATACCAGTGCAACAATAATTACGATTGAAAAGACGACAATGGTATAGCAAACTATCATGAATAGTTTCCAAAGGTCCCCTTCTCCCCAAGATCCCCATTTCATAAAAAGATAATTGGAATTAAAAATATATAAGACGTATTATTGATTTCGTGGCCACCACTTAAGAGAGGGGAATCCAAAAAAAGTAGAGAACGATGCACATGGGTTTCAGGATTGAAATTCAGCATGTTTACTGATCTGTTGGTATACTGAAACCAAATGTACTTCCATTCCCAACCTCACTTTCAACCCATACCTCGCCGCCATGCATTTCCACAAAGCTCCTGACAAGGCTTAGACCGAGACCGGTCCCACTATATTTCTTTTCATTCGAAGGATCGATCTGGACGAACGGCTGGAAAATTTTCGTCTGGTCTCCGGATGATATCCCGATACCGGTATCTTTCACAAGAACGGAGATTTGATCATCAGAAGATAGTGTTTCTATTGTCACTGATCCGCCCCTTTCAGTGAACTTGATCGCATTGCTCACAAGGTTGTAGATGATCTGTCTTAATTTCAAGGCATCTGCTACTATGAAGGTATTTTCAGGACCTATGTCATACTCCAGTTCAATGCCCTTCTCTGTTGCAAGAGGCATCATTGATTCCTTAATCTCATTGATGATACTATAAACACCAACCTTTTCCGGATTCAATTCCATCTTTCCAGCTTCGACCTTTGACAGGTCAAGAATTTCGTTGATCAGTTCCAGAAGATGCTTGCCGCTTTTATGAACATTGGAAACATAGCGTTTCTGGAGATCGTTCAGGCTCCCGGCATCTTCGCTGCAAAGCACTTCCGAGAATCCGATGATAGAATTAAGAGGAGCTCTCAGCTCGTGACTTACATTTGTGAGGAACTTCGATTTGGCCCGGCTGGCATCTTCAGCAGCAATTTTGGCATTGAGCATTGCCTCATTTGCCTGCTTGTGTTCGGTCATGTCCCTTGAAACACCCAGTATTGCCTTTTCTCCCATATAATCGATCAGCTGGATACTAACCTCTACAGGGAATGTCGACCCGTCCTTTCGGACAAGAATTGACTCAAAAAGGTTGTGTCCATCCTGAAGAAGCTGATCGATAATGTTCCCTACCTCTTTTGCATCAGCAAAAAAATCTATATCTTGTGGCCTCATCTGAAGAAGTTCACTCCGGGTATACCCCAGTTGCTTGCATGCAATTTTGTTAACTTCCAGTAAACGACCATCAAGAGCAGTTACATAGATCCCATCATTGGCACTCTCAAAAACGGTTTTGAACTTTTCCTCACTTTCTCTCAGTTTCCTTTCTGCGATCTTGCGCTCGGTTATATTCCTGGCAACGGCCAGGACTGCAGGAGTTCCTTTGTATTCGATGGGGCGGACATTCAGTTCAACTGGTACAGGGGTACCATCCTTACAGATGGTCACGGTCTCGACAAATCCGCCACCCTGCTCCATTTTTTCAGCAATTTGCTTGCCTGTGATCTTTCTGAGTTCCGGGGGAGTGATATCCATTGCCGTCATCTGCAGTAATTCATCTTTCTGATATCCCAGATCATTGCACATGATGCGGTTCACTTCCAGAAAACGGCCATCAAAAGTATGGATAAGAATTCCATCATTAACGGAATTGAATATCGTTTCAAAATATTGTTCCATAATTTACCACCAGCACACCAGATCGAGATCTCTCTTCAATTAAAGTCTCCCGGGTTAAATATATAGATTTGCTAGAAAAGAAAATAGTAAAACAATAGGAATGTTAAAAATAAGCAGATAGTCCCGCCCGGATTCGAACCGGAGTCCCAGGCTCCAAAGGCCTGAAGGATTGACCACTACCCTACGGGACTTCACATGCTGCATATTGCACAATAATACTTATTTGTTGTGCAAAATTTTAATTATTTCTGAATAATGAGGGTCAGCACATCGCCATCCTGCAGCCTGTGATCAAGACCGGCTCGCTGGCCGGGGTGTTTGGCTGAAGGGCCCCATATCTGGGAATACCTGAACTTATCACGGAAATCACGGTGCAGGCGGTCACATATATCACCCACGGTCACACCGTTGGTCACGATCATCGGCTCGTCCATGTCTGCGGGGCCACCCTGTGGTTTCAGGTATACCCTGATGAAATCCAGGGTTTCGTAGATCAGTTCCTTGACGGCTTCAAGGTTCTTCTCCTCATTGGCGGAAATGAATGTCGCATCAGGGAACTTTGCCTTGCAGAACTCAAGGATCTCTTCATCGGCCATGTCCACCTTGTTGATGACAATCACAGCAGGTATGTACACCCTGTTGGCCATCACGCCATCGATAAGCTGGTCCATGTTGATATTATCCCTGAGAAGCACATGTGCATTGTGTATCTTGTACTCGCCCAATATCGCCTTGATAAGGTCGTCGGACATCTCAAGCTCCATGGTCGCACTGATGATCACGCCACCCCTATCCATCCTCTTGATGGTAACATCAGGTTCTGACATATTGATGCGGATACCGGCATCGTAAAGCTCCTGCATCAGCACCTTATGATGCTCGGTCTGGAACACATCCAGCAGGAAAAGCACAAGATTGGAGTTCCTCACAACAGAGATGACCTCCTTACCACGGCCACGACCGCTGGCTGCACCTCTGACCAGGCCCGGCACATCCAGAATCTGGATGGTCGCACCCTTATACTCCAGAACACCAGGTATCACATCAAGAGTCGTGAACTCATACGCACCGACCTCGGAATTAGCACCGGTCAGCTTGTTCAGGAGCGTGGACTTACCCACGGAAGGGAATCCCACAAGTGCAACAGTAGCATCGCCTGACTTCCTTACAGAATAGCCCTCACCACCGGATTTGGCAGAAGCTCTCTTCTGCACGTCTTCCCTCAGGCGTGCAAGTTTGGCCTTCAACTTACCAATATGATGGGATGTTGCCTTGTTATAGGGAGTCTTACGGATCTCGTCCTCGACTGCCTGGATATCTTCGTGTAAACTCATCTGCACCCTACCATAACTTCAATATAAAAAAGATTTTCCTTGCAGGGCTGGAAATTACCTGCACACATCCTCAAAAAGGACAACTTCAACACCTGCCCCTTTGCTCACCATCGGCACCTCCGCAGGGATCTCAATGAAGCCGTCCGCAGCTGCAAGAGTTGTGATGGAGGCCGAGGTCTTGCTGGCAGAGAACACCTTATTCCCTTCCAGCCGGACAGCATGGAGCTCATGCCGGCTTCCGGAATTGACATCTTCCTCAAGGACTCCAGGTACCACCTGTCTCACAGGCGCCGGGGCTCCCAGGCATCTCCTGATAAGCGGCAGCAGGAACTCGTAGAATACCATGAGCGAGGACGTAGGATTACCCGGAAGTGCCACGATGGGGATCTCATTGATAATACCCGCAACCACAGGCTTCCCCGG includes the following:
- a CDS encoding PAS domain-containing sensor histidine kinase, with protein sequence MEQYFETIFNSVNDGILIHTFDGRFLEVNRIMCNDLGYQKDELLQMTAMDITPPELRKITGKQIAEKMEQGGGFVETVTICKDGTPVPVELNVRPIEYKGTPAVLAVARNITERKIAERKLRESEEKFKTVFESANDGIYVTALDGRLLEVNKIACKQLGYTRSELLQMRPQDIDFFADAKEVGNIIDQLLQDGHNLFESILVRKDGSTFPVEVSIQLIDYMGEKAILGVSRDMTEHKQANEAMLNAKIAAEDASRAKSKFLTNVSHELRAPLNSIIGFSEVLCSEDAGSLNDLQKRYVSNVHKSGKHLLELINEILDLSKVEAGKMELNPEKVGVYSIINEIKESMMPLATEKGIELEYDIGPENTFIVADALKLRQIIYNLVSNAIKFTERGGSVTIETLSSDDQISVLVKDTGIGISSGDQTKIFQPFVQIDPSNEKKYSGTGLGLSLVRSFVEMHGGEVWVESEVGNGSTFGFSIPTDQ
- a CDS encoding GTP-binding protein; translation: MSLHEDIQAVEDEIRKTPYNKATSHHIGKLKAKLARLREDVQKRASAKSGGEGYSVRKSGDATVALVGFPSVGKSTLLNKLTGANSEVGAYEFTTLDVIPGVLEYKGATIQILDVPGLVRGAASGRGRGKEVISVVRNSNLVLFLLDVFQTEHHKVLMQELYDAGIRINMSEPDVTIKRMDRGGVIISATMELEMSDDLIKAILGEYKIHNAHVLLRDNINMDQLIDGVMANRVYIPAVIVINKVDMADEEILEFCKAKFPDATFISANEEKNLEAVKELIYETLDFIRVYLKPQGGPADMDEPMIVTNGVTVGDICDRLHRDFRDKFRYSQIWGPSAKHPGQRAGLDHRLQDGDVLTLIIQK
- a CDS encoding PAS domain-containing sensor histidine kinase, yielding MKHKTKQLSEKLLIKENAVETSINAISFADLNANLTYVNPAFLKLWGYDDETQVQGRSILKFWKRNGRAEKILGKLLSEKRWEGEVVGVKKDGTEFPLLLSANMVLNKNGEPLGIMGSAVDITEFKKAEKAMIDGKFAAEAANKAKTELLRNVSHELRTPLNSIIGFSNVLVDEDLTEKQMKYANTVLKNGKQLLGIFNNVLSISNVELMKMNLEIQSFSVPDVVKDVETSLIPFSASKDIDLTFDIDANLGIVNADKEKIRQTLYNLTENAIKFTPAKGSVSVTAKRADEFMEISIRDTGIGISLEEQKRLFIPFMQLDGSITRKYGGVGLGLAIAKNFVETHGGEIWVESEVGNGSTFGFTIPTDSMDPDL